The following coding sequences are from one Triticum aestivum cultivar Chinese Spring chromosome 5A, IWGSC CS RefSeq v2.1, whole genome shotgun sequence window:
- the LOC123102862 gene encoding la-related protein 6B isoform X1: MPQQEVPDQIAVGWFAVEAPERTGSLQRSGSNSRLNAQAPEFVPRVAAVVPPPQPPPAVIRVFAVPSPPPRAAFFAAPLPPSSFEFFAPVRVGGAFVAEEPEPEMERATPPVAEPAVDGLTDEVVQKITKQVEYYFSDINLATTEHLMRFISKDPQGYVPISVIAGFKKIKALVHNNPMLAAALRTSSKLVVSGDGKRVKRRHPFTESDMQEFQSRIVVAENLPGDPSYQNLMKIFSAVGSVRTIRTCYPQTPNGPGPATNRSAKLDMLFANKLHAFVEYETHEDAEKAILELNDERNWRNGLRSRLLNTCMTKGPVKGKTGGHEGDGNGEEDVSTSNQSNERQLEGSFQLSDVLPEHLFDENNSDKQGPKRGKGRGRCGKGRGRGYNQLNNNHHHIHNASNHHQVINSCGSHPVGIPPNTQLIMVEQLLPVANKQPPGPRMPDGTRGFAMGRGKPSSASCTVEL, translated from the exons ATGCCGCAGCAGGAGGTGCCCGACCAGATCGCCGTAGGGTGGTTCGCGGTGGAGGCGCCGGAGCGAACGGGGAGTCTCCAGAGGAGCGGCTCCAACAGCCGCCTCAACGCGCAGGCGCCGGAATTCGTGCCGCGGGTCGCGGCGGTGGTTCCACCGCCACAGCCACCGCCGGCAGTGATTCGTGTGTTTGCGGTGCCCTCGCCTCCACCTCGCGCGGCTTTCTTTGCGGCTCCCCTGCCTCCCTCGTCGTTCGAGTTCTTCGCGCCGGTGAGGGTTGGCGGTGCATTTGTGgccgaggagccagagccggagATGGAGCGCGCGACGCCACCTGTTGCTGAGCCGGCGGTGGACGGGCTTACtgatgaggtggtgcagaagatcACCAAGCAG GTGGAGTACTATTTCAGTGATATAAACCTGGCCACTACGGAACATCTGATGAGATTTATTAGCAAGGATCCTCAGGGATATG TGCCAATATCAGTTATTGCTGGCTTCAAGAAAATAAAAGCTTTAGTGCATAATAACCCAATGCTTGCTGCAGCTCTTCGTACCTCGTCAAAACTT GTTGTTAGTGGTGATGGAAAAAGAGTAAAACGCCGACATCCATTTACTGAATCTGATATGCAGGAGTTCCAG TCCCGAATTGTAGTGGCAGAAAATCTTCCTGGTGATCCTTCTTACCAAAATCTTATGAAGATCTTTTCAGCTGTTGGCAG TGTGAGAACAATTCGTACTTGCTATCCTCAGACTCCAAATGGTCCTGGTCCTGCTACTAATAGATCTGCCAAGCTAGATATGCTGTTTGCCAACAAG CTGCATGCTTTCGTGGAGTATGAGACTCATGAGGATGCTGAGAAGGCA ATTCTGGAGCTGAATGATGAAAGGAACTGGAGAAATGGGCTTAGATCACGGCTGCTGAATACTTGCATG ACAAAGGGTCCAGTAAAAGGGAAAACGGGAGGGCATGAAGGTGATGGAAATGGTGAGGAAGACGTCTCCACTTCAAACCAATCAAATGAGAGACAGCTTGAAGGATCCTTTCAACTGTCAGATGTATTGCCAGAGCACCTG TTTGATGAGAACAACAGTGACAAGCAAGGTCCAAAGCGTGGCAAAGGTCGTGGGCGTTGCGGTAAAGGCCGAGGCCGTGGCTACAATCAACTGAACAACAATCATCATCACATTCACAATGCCAGCAACCATCACCAGGTTATCAACAGTTGTGGCAGCCATCCAGTCGGGATACCACCGAACACCCAGCTTATCATGGTCGAGCAGCTACTACCTGTGGCAAACAAACAGCCTCCTGGCCCACGTATGCCTGATGGCACTCGTGGTTTCGCCATGGGCAGGGGGAAGCCATCATCAGCTTCTTGCACTGTCGAGCTTTAA
- the LOC123102862 gene encoding la-related protein 6B isoform X2: protein MPQQEVPDQIAVGWFAVEAPERTGSLQRSGSNSRLNAQAPEFVPRVAAVVPPPQPPPAVIRVFAVPSPPPRAAFFAAPLPPSSFEFFAPVRVGGAFVAEEPEPEMERATPPVAEPAVDGLTDEVVQKITKQVEYYFSDINLATTEHLMRFISKDPQGYVPISVIAGFKKIKALVHNNPMLAAALRTSSKLVVSGDGKRVKRRHPFTESDMQEFQSRIVVAENLPGDPSYQNLMKIFSAVGSVRTIRTCYPQTPNGPGPATNRSAKLDMLFANKILELNDERNWRNGLRSRLLNTCMTKGPVKGKTGGHEGDGNGEEDVSTSNQSNERQLEGSFQLSDVLPEHLFDENNSDKQGPKRGKGRGRCGKGRGRGYNQLNNNHHHIHNASNHHQVINSCGSHPVGIPPNTQLIMVEQLLPVANKQPPGPRMPDGTRGFAMGRGKPSSASCTVEL, encoded by the exons ATGCCGCAGCAGGAGGTGCCCGACCAGATCGCCGTAGGGTGGTTCGCGGTGGAGGCGCCGGAGCGAACGGGGAGTCTCCAGAGGAGCGGCTCCAACAGCCGCCTCAACGCGCAGGCGCCGGAATTCGTGCCGCGGGTCGCGGCGGTGGTTCCACCGCCACAGCCACCGCCGGCAGTGATTCGTGTGTTTGCGGTGCCCTCGCCTCCACCTCGCGCGGCTTTCTTTGCGGCTCCCCTGCCTCCCTCGTCGTTCGAGTTCTTCGCGCCGGTGAGGGTTGGCGGTGCATTTGTGgccgaggagccagagccggagATGGAGCGCGCGACGCCACCTGTTGCTGAGCCGGCGGTGGACGGGCTTACtgatgaggtggtgcagaagatcACCAAGCAG GTGGAGTACTATTTCAGTGATATAAACCTGGCCACTACGGAACATCTGATGAGATTTATTAGCAAGGATCCTCAGGGATATG TGCCAATATCAGTTATTGCTGGCTTCAAGAAAATAAAAGCTTTAGTGCATAATAACCCAATGCTTGCTGCAGCTCTTCGTACCTCGTCAAAACTT GTTGTTAGTGGTGATGGAAAAAGAGTAAAACGCCGACATCCATTTACTGAATCTGATATGCAGGAGTTCCAG TCCCGAATTGTAGTGGCAGAAAATCTTCCTGGTGATCCTTCTTACCAAAATCTTATGAAGATCTTTTCAGCTGTTGGCAG TGTGAGAACAATTCGTACTTGCTATCCTCAGACTCCAAATGGTCCTGGTCCTGCTACTAATAGATCTGCCAAGCTAGATATGCTGTTTGCCAACAAG ATTCTGGAGCTGAATGATGAAAGGAACTGGAGAAATGGGCTTAGATCACGGCTGCTGAATACTTGCATG ACAAAGGGTCCAGTAAAAGGGAAAACGGGAGGGCATGAAGGTGATGGAAATGGTGAGGAAGACGTCTCCACTTCAAACCAATCAAATGAGAGACAGCTTGAAGGATCCTTTCAACTGTCAGATGTATTGCCAGAGCACCTG TTTGATGAGAACAACAGTGACAAGCAAGGTCCAAAGCGTGGCAAAGGTCGTGGGCGTTGCGGTAAAGGCCGAGGCCGTGGCTACAATCAACTGAACAACAATCATCATCACATTCACAATGCCAGCAACCATCACCAGGTTATCAACAGTTGTGGCAGCCATCCAGTCGGGATACCACCGAACACCCAGCTTATCATGGTCGAGCAGCTACTACCTGTGGCAAACAAACAGCCTCCTGGCCCACGTATGCCTGATGGCACTCGTGGTTTCGCCATGGGCAGGGGGAAGCCATCATCAGCTTCTTGCACTGTCGAGCTTTAA
- the LOC123102863 gene encoding uncharacterized protein yields the protein MSPHPWNKTSRLSLLGSKEKGGAGESGGGADADREELGDGEGPERAISPSQQQICDPLLPSPARARRPHQPTPVALPNVSMPASFTASQLQQDPAWGSIVKTKCINHYGP from the exons ATGTCTCCCCACCCGTGGAATAAAACCAGTCGTCTCAGTCTTCTCGGCTCGAAAGAAAAAGGAGGAGCGGGcgagagcggcggcggcgccgacgccGATAGGGAAGAACTAGGCGACGGCGAGGGGCCGGAGCGGGCGATCTCTCCAAGTCAGCAGCAGATCTGCGACCCTCTTCTTCCATCCCCGGCGCGAGCTCGGCGGCCGCACCAACCTACTCCGGTGGCCCTCCCCAACGTTTCTATGCCG GCCAGCTTCACCGCCTCACAGCTGCAGCAAGACCCCGCTTGGGGCAGCATCGTGAAGACTAAG TGCATCAATCACTACGGCCCCTAG